Proteins encoded together in one Coffea arabica cultivar ET-39 chromosome 2c, Coffea Arabica ET-39 HiFi, whole genome shotgun sequence window:
- the LOC113727835 gene encoding ADP-ribosylation factor 1-like isoform X1, with product MLFIFLRISNGGSWRGARLGFFPGVQSLTRSLAPLSLPFPHSVHFFCSIKQGDNMGLSFTKLFETKENRILMLGLDAAGKTTILYKLKQGIVVDDIPTIGFNVETLEHKNMRLTIWDFGGQNVKRPLPIYYYQNVEGVIFVVDSNDQDRVVNARDDLRMLLNEEGLKEDAALLVFANKKDLPNALTAAEIADKLGLHSIRPRNWFIQSSCATSGEGLYEGLDWLYNNIVNKVENL from the exons atgttgttcATCTTCTTAAGAATCAGCAATGGTGGAAGTTGGAGAGGTGCAAGATTGGGTTTCTTTCCCGGGGTGCAGAGTCTCACAAGATCCCTGGCCCCTCTCTCATTGCCATTTCCTCATTCCGTCCATTTTTTCTGCTCCA TCAAGCAAGGAGACAATATGGGACTGTCATTTACCAAGCTTTTCGAAACTAAGGAGAATCGCATACTGATGTTGGGCCTAGATGCAGCAGGAAAAACTACTATTTTGTACAAGCTCAAGCAGGGAATAGTTGTCGATGACATCCCCACAATTG GATTTAATGTGGAGACCCTGGAGCACAAGAACATGAGGCTTACTATATGGGACTTCGGTGGTCAAAACGTT AAACGACCATTGCCAATATATTACTACCAAAACGTTGAAGGAGTGATCTTTGTTGTTGATAGCAATGACCAAGATCGTGTAGTTAATGCTCGGGATGATCTGCGAATGCTGTTGAACGAG GAAGGACTGAAGGAGGATGCAGCCCTACTTGTGTTTGCAAACAAGAAAGATCTTCCAAATGCATTGACTGCTGCAGAGATTGCAGACAAGCTTGGCCTTCACTCCATTCGTCCGCGTAACTG GTTTATCCAAAGCTCATGTGCCACCTCTGGAGAAGGGCTTTATGAGGGATTGGACTGGCTCTACAACAACATAGTTAACAAGGTAGAGAATCTCTGA
- the LOC113727836 gene encoding ADP-ribosylation factor isoform X1 has translation MGLSFTKLFSRLFAKKEMRILMVGLDAAGKTTILYKLKLGEIVTTIPTIGFNVETVEYKNISFTVWDVGGQDKIRPLWRHYFQNTQGLIFVVDSNDRDRVVEARDELHRMLNEDELRDAVLLVFANKQDLPNAMNAAEITDKLGLHSLRQRHWYIQSTCATSGEGLYEGLDWLSNNIANKVEIF, from the exons ATGGGTTTGTCATTTACCAAGCTTTTCAGCCGCCTATTTGCCAAGAAGGAGATGCGCATACTGATGGTGGGTCTTGATGCTGCTGGTAAGACTACCATATTGTACAAGCTCAAGCTCGGAGAAATCGTTACGACCATTCCCACCATTG GATTTAATGTGGAAACTGTAGAGTACAAGAACATCAGCTTTACTGTTTGGGATGTTGGGGGTCAGGACAAG ATCCGACCATTGTGGAGACATTATTTTCAAAACACCCAAGGGCTTATATTTGTGGTTGATAGTAATGACCGAGACCGTGTTGTTGAGGCTAGGGATGAGCTGCACAGAATGTTGAATGAG GATGAACTGAGGGATGCAGTCCTCCTTGTTTTTGCAAATAAGCAAGATCTTCCAAACGCAATGAATGCTGCAGAGATCACCGACAAGCTTGGTCTTCATTCCCTCCGTCAACGTCACTG GTACATCCAGAGCACATGTGCCACCTCTGGGGAAGGGCTTTATGAGGGGCTGGACTGGCTGTCTAACAACATTGCTAACAAGGTAGAGATTTTCTGA
- the LOC113727832 gene encoding uncharacterized protein: MAAIYSLYIINKSGGLIFYKDYGSAGRMDTNDSLRLASLWHSMHAISQQLSPVPSCSGIELLQADTFDLHCFQSLTGTKFFVVCEPGTLHMEALLKHFYELYTDFVLKNPFYEMEMPIRCELFDISLALAVQKDRVALLGR; the protein is encoded by the exons ATGGCAGCGATTTACAGCCTATACATCATCAATAAATCAGGGGGCCTAATTTTCTACAAAGACTATGGATCGGCAGGACGAATGGACACCAACGACAGCTTGAGATTGGCCAGTCTATGGCATTCGATGCATGCCATCTCTCAGCAGCTTTCCCCTGTTCCTTCTTGCTCTGGGATTGAACTTCTTCAAGCTGACACTTTCGATCTCCACTGCTTCCAATCTCTCACTG GGACAAAATTTTTTGTGGTCTGTGAACCTGGAACACTACACATGGAAGCTCTTTTGAAGCACTTCTATGAATTATACACTGATTTTGTTTTGAAGAACCCTTTCTATGAAATGGAAATGCCAATTCGGTGTGAACTTTTTGACATCAGCCTGGCTCTGGCTGTGCAGAAGGATCGTGTTGCTCTGTTGGGGAGATAA
- the LOC113727836 gene encoding ADP-ribosylation factor isoform X2: MGLSFTKLFSRLFAKKEMRILMVGLDAAGKTTILYKLKLGEIVTTIPTIGFNVETVEYKNISFTVWDVGGQDKIRPLWRHYFQNTQGLIFVVDSNDRDRVVEARDELHRMLNEDELRDAVLLVFANKQDLPNAMNAAEITDKLGLHSLRQRHWYIQSTCATSGEGLYEGLDWLSNNIANKA, encoded by the exons ATGGGTTTGTCATTTACCAAGCTTTTCAGCCGCCTATTTGCCAAGAAGGAGATGCGCATACTGATGGTGGGTCTTGATGCTGCTGGTAAGACTACCATATTGTACAAGCTCAAGCTCGGAGAAATCGTTACGACCATTCCCACCATTG GATTTAATGTGGAAACTGTAGAGTACAAGAACATCAGCTTTACTGTTTGGGATGTTGGGGGTCAGGACAAG ATCCGACCATTGTGGAGACATTATTTTCAAAACACCCAAGGGCTTATATTTGTGGTTGATAGTAATGACCGAGACCGTGTTGTTGAGGCTAGGGATGAGCTGCACAGAATGTTGAATGAG GATGAACTGAGGGATGCAGTCCTCCTTGTTTTTGCAAATAAGCAAGATCTTCCAAACGCAATGAATGCTGCAGAGATCACCGACAAGCTTGGTCTTCATTCCCTCCGTCAACGTCACTG GTACATCCAGAGCACATGTGCCACCTCTGGGGAAGGGCTTTATGAGGGGCTGGACTGGCTGTCTAACAACATTGCTAACAAG GCATAG
- the LOC113727834 gene encoding ABC transporter I family member 20-like: MALKEVEGEGPKPALEINNLRFTYPGIDGHPPPGSTPLIQDFSLSLYPGDRCLLVGSNGAGKTTILKILGGKHLVEPDMVRVLGRSAFHDTALTVSGDLCYLGGEWRREVAFAGFEVSIQMDVSAEKMIVGVAGVNPQRREELIKVLGVDLSWRMHKVSDGQRRRVQICMGLLKPFKVLLLDEITVDLDVLARADLMRFLKKECQERGATIIYATHIFDGLEDWPSYMVYVAHGKLQLAMPMDKVREISNLSLMRTVESWLRKERDEDRRRRKERKAKGLPEFENQVDGTRVTGDPARVASRALNNGWAGGRMHSTLAGEENFFLSSNRVLR, encoded by the exons atGGCGCTGAAGGAGGTGGAAGGTGAGGGTCCAAAGCCCGCGCTGGAGATCAATAACCTCAGATTTACTTACCCAGGAATCGACGGCCATCCTCCCCCTGGCTCCACTCCCCTCATCCAAgatttctccctctccctctatCCTGGAGATCGTTGCCTTCTCGTCGGATCGAATGGCGCAG GGAAAACCACTATTTTGAAGATATTGGGAGGGAAGCATCTGGTGGAGCCTGACATGGTTAGGGTGCTGGGGAGATCAGCATTTCATGACACTGCTTTGACTGTTTCTGGAGACCTCTGTTATCTTGGTGGAGAG TGGAGAAGAGAAGTTGCATTTGCTGGATTTGAGGTTTCCATTCAAATGGATGTCTCTGCTGAAAAGATGATAGTTGGTGTAGCAGGTGTCAATCCCCAAAGACGAGAGGAGCTGATAAAG GTCTTGGGTGTTGATCTGTCATGGCGAATGCACAAGGTATCTGACGGCCAGAGAAGAAGAGTACAGATTTGTATGGGTCTACTTAAGCCATTTAAG GTTCTTCTTCTAGATGAGATCACAGTTGACTTAGATGTTCTTGCAAGGGCTGATCTTATGAGATTTTTGAAGAAGGAATGCCAAGAGCGTGGTGCTACAATAATCTATGCTACACATATTTTTGACGGCCTTGAGGATTGGCCATCTTACATG GTGTATGTGGCCCATGGCAAGTTGCAATTGGCCATGCCAATGGATAAGGTTAGAGAGATAAGCAACCTGTCTCTAATG AGAACAGTGGAGAGTTggctaagaaaagaaagagatgaAGACAGGAGAAGAAGGAAGGAAAGGAAGGCAAAAGGTCTCCCAGAATTTGAGAATCAAGTCGATGGCACTCGTGTGACGGGGGATCCAGCCCGTGTGGCTTCGCGCGCTTTGAATAATGGATGGGCTGGTGGGAGAATGCACTCCACCCTTGCTGGTGAAGAGAATTTTTTCTTGAGCTCAAACAGGGTCCTGAGATAA
- the LOC113727835 gene encoding ADP-ribosylation factor 2-like isoform X2, with protein MLFIFLRISNGGSWRGARLGFFPGVQSLTRSLAPLSLPFPHSVHFFCSIKQGDNMGLSFTKLFETKENRILMLGLDAAGKTTILYKLKQGIVVDDIPTIGFNVETLEHKNMRLTIWDFGGQNVKRPLPIYYYQNVEGVIFVVDSNDQDRVVNARDDLRMLLNEEGLKEDAALLVFANKKDLPNALTAAEIADKLGLHSIRPRNWFIQSSCATSGEGLYEGLDWLYNNIVNKA; from the exons atgttgttcATCTTCTTAAGAATCAGCAATGGTGGAAGTTGGAGAGGTGCAAGATTGGGTTTCTTTCCCGGGGTGCAGAGTCTCACAAGATCCCTGGCCCCTCTCTCATTGCCATTTCCTCATTCCGTCCATTTTTTCTGCTCCA TCAAGCAAGGAGACAATATGGGACTGTCATTTACCAAGCTTTTCGAAACTAAGGAGAATCGCATACTGATGTTGGGCCTAGATGCAGCAGGAAAAACTACTATTTTGTACAAGCTCAAGCAGGGAATAGTTGTCGATGACATCCCCACAATTG GATTTAATGTGGAGACCCTGGAGCACAAGAACATGAGGCTTACTATATGGGACTTCGGTGGTCAAAACGTT AAACGACCATTGCCAATATATTACTACCAAAACGTTGAAGGAGTGATCTTTGTTGTTGATAGCAATGACCAAGATCGTGTAGTTAATGCTCGGGATGATCTGCGAATGCTGTTGAACGAG GAAGGACTGAAGGAGGATGCAGCCCTACTTGTGTTTGCAAACAAGAAAGATCTTCCAAATGCATTGACTGCTGCAGAGATTGCAGACAAGCTTGGCCTTCACTCCATTCGTCCGCGTAACTG GTTTATCCAAAGCTCATGTGCCACCTCTGGAGAAGGGCTTTATGAGGGATTGGACTGGCTCTACAACAACATAGTTAACAAG GCATAG